Proteins co-encoded in one Pseudopipra pipra isolate bDixPip1 chromosome 12, bDixPip1.hap1, whole genome shotgun sequence genomic window:
- the RAB11A gene encoding ras-related protein Rab-11A, with protein sequence MGTRDDEYDYLFKVVLIGDSGVGKSNLLSRFTRNEFNLESKSTIGVEFATRSIQVDGKTIKAQIWDTAGQERYRAITSAYYRGAVGALLVYDIAKHLTYENVERWLKELRDHADSNIVIMLVGNKSDLRHLRAVPTDEARAFAEKNGLSFIETSALDSTNVEAAFQTILTEIYRIVSQKQMSDRRENDMSPSNNVVPIHVPPTTENKPKMQCCQNI encoded by the exons ATGGGCACCCGCGACGACGAGTACGACTATCTGTTCAAAG TTGTCCTTATCGGAGACTCCGGGGTAGGCAAGAGCAACCTCCTGTCTCGATTCACTCGCAATGAGTTCAACCTGGAAAGCAAAAGCACCATTGGAGTGGAGTTTGCAACGAGGAGCATTCAAGTGGATGGGAAGACAATAAAGGCTCAGatctgggacactgcagggcaggagcGGTACCGAGCCATAACCTCAGC GTACTACCGCGGGGCCGTGGGGGCACTGCTGGTGTACGACATCGCCAAGCACCTGACCTACGAGAACGTGGAGCGGTGGCTGAAGGAGCTGCGGGACCACGCGGACAGCAACATCGTCATCATGCTCGTGGGCAACAAGAGCGACCTGCGCCACCTCCGGGCCGTCCCCACGGACGAGGCCAGAGCCTTCGCGG AGAAGAATGGTTTGTCATTTATTGAGACGTCTGCTTTAGACTCTACAAATGTGGAAGCAGCTTTCCAGACTATTCTGACAG AGATCTATCGCATTGTCTCCCAGAAGCAAATGTCCGACAGACGTGAGAACGATATGTCTCCAAGCAACAACGTGGTTCCCATCCACGTCCCCCCCACcactgaaaacaaaccaaagatgCAGTGCTGTCAGAATATATAA